gaaaaattgAGTCTCTAAAAGCTCATAGAGAGACAAAGGGTGACCTTGCTCACAAGATGCTGCCTGCAATCTGTGTTCTGGGTTCAGTTCCTGGCTCCACTTCATACTTCCTGTGTGGGCTTTGTCTGTGCCTTGCTTGCCTATTAAGGAGACAGTCCATCTGCAATAAGGTTTATCTCCCAACAAGAGCATGTCAAACACTTAACGGAGTAGCGTTCTACACTTAACAGGAAAGTCAGTGCTCCACAATGCAAATGATGAGCAACCACCCATGTCACAACATAGGCCATATTTGTGTAATGACAggcatcttttctttctgaatataTGTGCGCTGCCCAGAGCCTCAGGGAGTGTATATTTATCTATATAAAAGGactttgtttgggttttttgtttgtttggtttggggctttttgtttgtgtttttggttggggttttttgcgGGGGTTGGGGGAGGGGGTTGcgttttggttttgggggttttttaacgCCAACATGTTTCCCTTTATCTGTGTTTGAGACAGCACAAGTTGGGGTTGGCTGACAGCTGTcaggctcctgcagccagcaatAAACACTACTCTGCtatcaattttttattttatttttaaaaaatgtgcacTGGTTCTGAGGGAAGACTGACTATCTGTAGATTCTGAAAAGATTTCGTGTAAACATCACTTAGAGCATATTAACTGCTTCCTAAAATCATTAATAAGGAAATCATTCTTGCAGAACACACAAGCCCTGGCAAACCAAACAGGTGCCCTGTAAAGATTTCATACCATTGCCATACACTTAATACAGTCCAGAAATATTCTTCATACACTAAGACTACAACTTTAGCTCTTGGTAACATAACTTTTCAGTAACTGAAAAGGTAATACAAATTTTCATTCCCCCTTGCACCCTTCTTAAACTTTTCTGCAGTTACTAATATGCAACAAATTAGCATGTGTCTGGATTTTcacatatctttttttccctcattagTAATTAGATGCTATAGTTCCAAGCCAGGTGGGGGGCTAGGTAACTTCTGAATATTTAAGATATTTATGGTACAACATATAACACTAGATTGTGCATCTTAGTCTCTCTGTGATGTAAAAATTGTTTCAAAGAATTAAGCTTAatgtatagaaaaaaaattctcGTGATTCACATAGGAGATCAAAGTGAGTACCTAATCTGTATtcacttattttcttaatgcaTTAGACTTTGCATTTAGAGGATGAACTAGTATTCAGAGTACTTAAGTGTCTTTTCTGAGATATCTGAATAAACCTTGTTCATTAGATATATCAcatatttacagaaagaaaataacctgaTAATCCTGAATTTATCTGCTATTTTGAGTCTGTATTACTATTTGCATGACATATGTTCACTAACCAGTCTTATTTTAAATTGGAACCTTGTTATTGAAAGATGTGTTAGATTTCATTTATGTTGAAAAGAATCTGACAATGTTCAGCCAATTCCTAACATTCTCATTGCTGTTTTATTCTGCAAAGTGTATATTAAAATAGCAATtctcatggaatcatagaatggttagggttagaaacgaccttaagatcatctagttccaacccccctgccatgggcagagatgccaATGACTGAGATTGAGAAGACACTTGAAGatggcttatttttaaattcaaagacATTGACACATTGTGTTAGacacaatgaaaagaaagaacttgacatttaatttaaactttttaaaaataaaatccctgtcatgaataatattttcttcctcttttcccctcctaGGAGTGAACTTCATATTTTCTCCCTGAAGCTAGGTTACAGCTGAAAAGATCAAGATGATTCCAAATTATTCTACTGAAGAAACTATTAAAAGAATCCATGTTGACTGTCCCGTTTCAGGAAGGCACAGTTATATCTACATTATGGTTCCAACTGTTTACAGCATCATCTTTATCATAGGCATATTTGGGAATAGCCTGGTCGTTATTGTAATTTACTGctacatgaaattaaaaacagtagCCAGCATCTTTCTTCTAAACCTGGCACTGGCtgacttgtgttttctgataaCTTTGCCACTCTGGGCAGCCTACACAGCCATGGAGTACCAGTGGCCTTTTGGCAACTGTTTATGCAAGTTGGCATCAGCTGGAATAAGTTTCAACCTGTACGCCAGTGTGTTCCTCCTCACATGTCTTAGTATTGACCGGTACCTGGCCATAGTACATCCAGTGAAGTCCCGAATTCGACGTACCATGTTTGTTGCCAGAATGACTTGCATTGCCATCTGGCTTCTCGCTGGTGTGGCCAGTTTGCCTGTCATCATTCACCGTAATATATTCTTTGCTGAGAACTTGAATATGACAGTCTGCGGTTTTCGGTATGACAACAATAACACAACGCTCCGGGTTGGGTTAGGCTTATCCAAAAATTTGCTGggctttttaattccttttctgatCATATTAACAAGCTACACCTTAATTTGGAAGACCCTGAAGAAGGCATATCAAATTCAAAAAAATAAGACTAGAAATGATGATATTTTTAAGATGATTGTGGcaatagtatttttcttcttcttttcctggatTCCTCATCAAGTGTTCACTTTTCTGGATGTATTAATTCAATTACATGTAATAACAGACTGCAAAATCACTGATATTGTGGACACGGCTATGCCCTTCACCATTTGCATCGCTTACTTTAACAACTGTTTGAACccttttttttatgtcttttttggaaaaaactttaaaaaatacttccttcagctaataaaatacattccaCCAAATGTCAGCACACATCCAAGCCTAACAACAAAAATGAGCTCCCTCTCGTATCGGCCACCAGAAAATATACGCTTGCACACTAAAAAGACTGCTGGGTCTTTGGACACTGAATGATGTGTCTTGCAATATGCTGTTTTTGAACAATCTGGTGAACGAAGcagcaagaatgaaaaaattcaTCTGCAGTCCTGCACATCACAGCTTACTGCTCATTACGGAAACATTAGATCACCTCAGAGAAATCATACTGTAAAGATTTAGCAGTGgccttttattttacattgtgAAGAGGACTGCTGggttctcatttttctttactgaaagcaGCATAAATGGTGGACAGGCATGTCAGAGTTTCTGCCAGCATCCTGCCATTTACTCAGAACTACAGAAGAAGGGTACAGAAAATTCTTAAGTTCCGAggtcttttttaaaggaaaagcttgTATATGAATTATGAAGGACCTGTTTTGCACATAGATGAGCTATTCCAAATTTTGTTCACAGAGTTAATGGAGCTAcactgcttgttttgttttgggttttgtttttttttttttttttggtaaatgaCATAAATGTCATATCATCATATTTataatacattttcaaatacatgctATATAGAGAGGACAAATTGTAAACTCAAATGGAAATTTAAGGTCCTTGAAATTAGTCTCATTCTGATTTATGctactatttttaatttttaaaatgccaatttttttcataataatatatgcaataaaatgcagatttatttattaaatgtagaagaaatatatttttaaatctatattCCTACTCAGTTCTCAAACATTGATTcataaatgtacatttttatcCCAGTGGGTATTTTTATAGCAGTTTAAAagtgtcacacacacacaaaaatgggGTTCACTCAGTCTTTCCTCGTGATATGACACACTGACTTCAAAAGAACATTACTTATGGTGGGGGTTGACTCCATACTCTGAGACTAAAAgtaaaattctgtatttgaaaatgatTTCTGGGACAGAGGTgatcagaaaacataaaactatttttgtgTAAGAACCCGAGCACTCAGTGAGAGAAATTACCAACTATTCAATTTTTCAACATTCTGATAAGCAAAAATGTGACAATGCTTATATTACAGTTTAACTAATAATGCTTTTAGTCACATCACAAAACACTTGAGACCAAACTTTACTCTTGGTTTCTACAGAATTTCTCTCTGTTTATACAAAACTAAGCCTTGAATATTTCTCCCTGTAGaacttttttttatgtatatggAACCAATTCATACTTACACTAGCATAAATCAGAACAAAGGTCTGGCTCAAACTTTCCATACAAATAAAGGGGGAAAGGCAATAAACACTGTAGGAAGTTTGAATTAATAATATCCTCCTATGTTCTTTTTATCTCAGATAATGAACTCCAGATTCTTGATTCACACTCATTTATTGTCTTCAAAGATAAACGAGTTCACAAATACTTCCTGACataacaaaactgaagaaaaattccAAAACTTTACGTATCATGAACATAATTACATGACCCTTCCCAATTTGCAATATTTATAATCTTCAAAACTACACATCTAATTCTGCTTTGTCTCAGGTAGCAAGTGGTTGGATTATCCATATTGTCCAATTATCAGTCTCTTGCATATgcacaaatattttgaattatttttatactttagaaaattatttaaagaaaaccaacaaaaaagttatgtcatttaatactttttaagaaaaaatgggaCTACAGCCAGATCTGGGAATTTTGtgcctcttctgctttttcattcgCTTATTTTAAGACaagtttcttcagttttgccttTGTTCTTCCAGCTGCAAAATGGGAACAATTTCTACTTACATATGCCACAAGGGGCTGTGAGGATTCACTAAAACTTCTAAAgctgtacattttaaaaaaaaccctgttcttTCATTAAAGATTTAATTGCAAGCTAGTATCTCTAAATTTGAAACCTGAATGTGCCATTTAAAGACACAGTTAAATTATTATATAGAACGATTTATATTTAGCCTGTATCTATCCTTAGAAGTGAGATAGCCATTGGTTAAAAATGAATATGGCAATAATCCCATGCATTATAAATAGCATCCAGAACAGTACCACTGCCTCAGCACTCAGTAAGCTGATGAAGGACTGACAGAGCTTGCCATTTATCTGTATATTTTGTTCAGGTACACATGCTGAGCAGCACCGGGATATTCCcctggcagaagcagctctgtcTCAGGCATAATTCAGTGTGCTGTGCTTGCCACCTGCTGGATGCAACCacaaatttgtttttcatctcaAAAGTTGTTACAGGAAGAGACAGCAGTATTTCCCTGCCTCGTGATGGATCTGGAGATCCTTACCTGTGGCCAAGCTCATgtggaaacaaaatacaaacttgTCCATCTGGAAGGCAGTTAACTGCCTTGACAGGAGTTAAACAAGCATCTCCTCACCATCTTCTCATCCC
This genomic window from Strigops habroptila isolate Jane chromosome 8, bStrHab1.2.pri, whole genome shotgun sequence contains:
- the AGTR1 gene encoding type-1 angiotensin II receptor — protein: MIPNYSTEETIKRIHVDCPVSGRHSYIYIMVPTVYSIIFIIGIFGNSLVVIVIYCYMKLKTVASIFLLNLALADLCFLITLPLWAAYTAMEYQWPFGNCLCKLASAGISFNLYASVFLLTCLSIDRYLAIVHPVKSRIRRTMFVARMTCIAIWLLAGVASLPVIIHRNIFFAENLNMTVCGFRYDNNNTTLRVGLGLSKNLLGFLIPFLIILTSYTLIWKTLKKAYQIQKNKTRNDDIFKMIVAIVFFFFFSWIPHQVFTFLDVLIQLHVITDCKITDIVDTAMPFTICIAYFNNCLNPFFYVFFGKNFKKYFLQLIKYIPPNVSTHPSLTTKMSSLSYRPPENIRLHTKKTAGSLDTE